From a single Pleurodeles waltl isolate 20211129_DDA chromosome 8, aPleWal1.hap1.20221129, whole genome shotgun sequence genomic region:
- the LOC138249352 gene encoding olfactory receptor 56A4-like, which translates to MISVNTTSSVKVTHFEMICFPSYQSWQHWLSVPLALLFISAVVANVTILTVIRREQRLHEPMYYFIGFLGVIDIVLSTCTVPKTLGILYFNWKEIEVTSCLIQMYMINGFFGSESATFLVMAFDRYVAICNPLRYSSMITIRFFAKAIAFILLRDLLVSVPCPVLAAQLPHCSANIIENCICTVVSVSALACGYSKINKVYQLYLAFIVLGGDLIFICLSYCLILGVVFRLRAKGAAAKALNTCTPHLILVSFFYSLLLVLIFTNTMEKTIPPDIPILLNVLHIVIPPSLNPIVYGLRTKEVKLGILKLIGLGNTNAP; encoded by the coding sequence ATGATCTCTGTCAACACCACCTCCTCTGTTAAAGTTACACATTTTGAGATGATCTGCTTTCCAAGTTACCAGAGCTGGCAGCACTGGCTTTCTGTTCCTCTCGctcttctttttatttcagctgttgttgccAATGTCACAATACTCACAGTCATACGAAGAGAGCAGCGTCTCCATGAACCTATGTACTATTTCATTGGCTTCCTAGGAGTCATAGATATAGTTCTCAGTACATGCACTGTACCCAAAACTTTGGGTATCCTTTACTTCAACTGGAAGGAAATTGAGGTGACTTCTTGCCTGATTCAGATGTACATGATTAATGGTTTCTTTGGATCCGAATCTGCTACATTCCTTGTAATGGCCTTTGACCGCTATGTAGCTATCTGCAACCCCCTGAGATATTCTTCAATGATTACTATCAGATTTTTTGCAAAAGCAATAGCGTTTATCTTGCTTAGGGACCTTCTGGTGAGTGTGCCATGCCCAGTGTTAGCTGCCCAACTTCCACATTGCTCTGCAAATATTATTGAGAATTGCATATGCACTGTTGTATCAGTGTCAGCCCTTGCTTGTGGTTACAGTAAAATCAATAAAGTCTACCAGCTGTACCTTGCTTTTATCGTCCTCGGAGGTGACCTCATCTTTATTTGCCTTTCTTATTGTTTGATACTCGGTGTCGTATTCAGGCTTCGGGCAAAAGGGGCCGCAGCAAAAGCCCTAAACACATGCACCCCCCACTTAattttggtctcttttttttattcTCTACTTTTGGTTTTGATTTTCACAAACACAATGGAGAAGACAATCCCTCCAGATATTCCCATCTTGCTCAATGTCCTCCACATTGTGATCCCACCTTCCCTCAATCCAATTGTTTATGGCTTGAGGACCAAAGAGGTCAAACTGGGCATCCTGAAACTGATAGGGCTTGGAAACACAAATGCGCCATAA